A genomic segment from Callithrix jacchus isolate 240 chromosome 8, calJac240_pri, whole genome shotgun sequence encodes:
- the VTI1B gene encoding vesicle transport through interaction with t-SNAREs homolog 1B isoform X1 encodes MATSAASSEHFEKLHEIFRGLHEDLQGVPERLLGTAGTEEKKKLIRDFDEKQQEANETLAEMEEELRYAPLSFRNPMMSKLRNYRKDLAKIHREVRSTPLTATPGGRGDMKYGIYAVENEHMNRLQSQRSLLLQGTESLNRATQSIERSHRIATETDQIGSEIIEELGEQRDQLERTKNRLVNTSENLSKSRKILRSMSRKVTTNKLLLSIIILLELAILGGLVYYKFFRSH; translated from the exons ATGGCCACCTCCGCCGCCTCCTCGGAGCATTTCGAGAAGCTGCACGAGATCTTCCGCGGCCTCCATGAAGACCTGCAAGGGGTGCCCGAGCGGCTGCTGGGGACGGCGGGGACCG aagagaagaagaagttGATCAGGGATTTTGATGAAAAACAACAGGAAGCAAATGAAACG CTGGCAGAGATGGAGGAGGAGCTACGTTATGCACCCCTCTCTTTCCGTAACCCCATGATGTCTAAGCTTCGAAACTACCGGAAGGACCTTGCCAAAATCCATCGGGAGGTGAGAAGCACACCTTTGACAGCCACGCCTGGAGGCCGAGGAGATATGAAGTATGGCATATATGCTGTAGAAAATGAGCATATG AATCGGCTGCAGTCTCAAAGGTCACTGCTTCTACAAGGCACTGAAAGCCTGAACCGGGCCACCCAAAGTATTGAACGTTCTCATCGGATTGCCACGGAGACTGACCAGATTGGTTCAGAAATCATAGAAGAGCTGGGGGAACAACGAGACCAGTTAGAACGCACAAAGAATAGA CTGGTAAACACAAGTGAAAACTTGAGCAAAAGTCGAAAGATTCTCCGTTCAATGTCCagaaa AGTGACAACCAACAAGCTGCTGCTTTCCATCATCATCTTACTGGAGCTCGCCATCCTGGGAGGCCTGGTTTACTACAAATTCTTTCGCAGCCATTGA
- the VTI1B gene encoding vesicle transport through interaction with t-SNAREs homolog 1B isoform X2, protein MEDERAQESVYRGPLKTSCAVILVTGIWRVLNLREEKKKLIRDFDEKQQEANETLAEMEEELRYAPLSFRNPMMSKLRNYRKDLAKIHREVRSTPLTATPGGRGDMKYGIYAVENEHMNRLQSQRSLLLQGTESLNRATQSIERSHRIATETDQIGSEIIEELGEQRDQLERTKNRLVNTSENLSKSRKILRSMSRKVTTNKLLLSIIILLELAILGGLVYYKFFRSH, encoded by the exons ATGGAGGATGAGAGAGCACAAGAATCTGTGTACAGGGGACCATTAAAAACCTCTTGTGCAGTCATCTTGGTAACAGGAATCTGGAGAGTACTAAATCTAAGAG aagagaagaagaagttGATCAGGGATTTTGATGAAAAACAACAGGAAGCAAATGAAACG CTGGCAGAGATGGAGGAGGAGCTACGTTATGCACCCCTCTCTTTCCGTAACCCCATGATGTCTAAGCTTCGAAACTACCGGAAGGACCTTGCCAAAATCCATCGGGAGGTGAGAAGCACACCTTTGACAGCCACGCCTGGAGGCCGAGGAGATATGAAGTATGGCATATATGCTGTAGAAAATGAGCATATG AATCGGCTGCAGTCTCAAAGGTCACTGCTTCTACAAGGCACTGAAAGCCTGAACCGGGCCACCCAAAGTATTGAACGTTCTCATCGGATTGCCACGGAGACTGACCAGATTGGTTCAGAAATCATAGAAGAGCTGGGGGAACAACGAGACCAGTTAGAACGCACAAAGAATAGA CTGGTAAACACAAGTGAAAACTTGAGCAAAAGTCGAAAGATTCTCCGTTCAATGTCCagaaa AGTGACAACCAACAAGCTGCTGCTTTCCATCATCATCTTACTGGAGCTCGCCATCCTGGGAGGCCTGGTTTACTACAAATTCTTTCGCAGCCATTGA